Proteins encoded together in one Pelagicoccus enzymogenes window:
- a CDS encoding chemotaxis protein CheX, with protein MSLPDIPDEELHQLTTNALSNVFGTMLESEVQFRGAADYSGQKAPFPDLGGAEKNMIFVGSVGFVGSVNGVIYLYMKSAFAESAAKKITGLDDEDVDFEIVSDVCGEMTNVFAGGFKNSLADRGYNSVLTIPTVLSGDELYISTLGVVKHIRHNFASGGVEIVADLVLAEQS; from the coding sequence ATGAGTCTCCCCGATATCCCAGACGAAGAGCTTCATCAGCTCACCACCAACGCGCTTTCGAATGTATTCGGGACGATGCTTGAGAGCGAAGTCCAATTCAGGGGAGCCGCAGACTACTCGGGCCAGAAGGCTCCTTTTCCCGATCTGGGCGGAGCCGAGAAGAACATGATCTTCGTGGGCTCGGTTGGATTTGTCGGGAGCGTCAATGGGGTGATCTACCTCTACATGAAGTCGGCCTTCGCCGAGTCGGCTGCCAAGAAGATTACCGGGCTCGATGATGAGGATGTGGACTTCGAAATCGTTTCCGACGTCTGCGGCGAGATGACGAACGTCTTTGCGGGTGGATTCAAGAACTCGTTGGCGGACAGAGGCTACAACTCGGTGCTCACCATCCCGACGGTGTTGAGCGGAGACGAGCTCTACATCTCTACCTTGGGAGTCGTGAAGCACATCCGGCACAACTTCGCCTCCGGTGGAGTGGAAATCGTGGCGGATCTAGTTCTGGCCGAGCAGTCCTAG
- the araA gene encoding L-arabinose isomerase, with protein MKSAFDTKEVWLVVGSQHLYGPETLKQVAADSQVVADSLDSDPNVPVKVVFKALVTTPDEILAVCREASAATQCVGVTLWMHTFSPSKMWIRGLKALTKPICHLHTQYARDLPWSTIDMDYMNLHQSAHGGREFGHICARLEKERAVIVGHWEDPAVRAKFARWTRVAGAWAASQELKVVRFGDNMRQVAVTCGDKVEAESVFGYSVNTHGIGDLVEVINGISDAEIDALCGQYADEYELASSLVEGGAMRASLRETAKIELGLRSFLETGGFGAFTDTFEDLHGMAQLPGLPVQRLMADGYGFGGEGDWKTSALVRTMKIMASGIDKGTSFMEDYTYHFNPAGNRCLGAHMLEICPSIADAKPSCEIHPLGIGGKADPVRLVFNGKSGPAINASVVDMGNRFRLLVNKVNAMPPEQDLPKLPVARVLWEVLPSLEDGAAAWIYAGGAHHTGFSYTVNAQDMEMFAAMAGIEYLLIDEDTKLREFKNEIRWNNAAYGIRGL; from the coding sequence ATGAAATCTGCATTTGATACAAAGGAAGTCTGGTTGGTTGTTGGTAGCCAGCATCTCTACGGTCCCGAGACCCTCAAACAAGTAGCCGCCGACTCTCAGGTCGTGGCGGACTCTCTCGACTCCGATCCGAACGTGCCGGTCAAGGTCGTTTTCAAGGCCTTGGTCACCACCCCGGACGAAATCCTCGCCGTTTGCCGCGAAGCCAGCGCTGCGACCCAGTGCGTAGGCGTCACGCTTTGGATGCACACCTTCTCTCCATCCAAAATGTGGATACGTGGATTGAAGGCGCTCACCAAGCCGATCTGTCACTTGCATACGCAGTACGCTCGCGACCTGCCGTGGTCGACCATCGACATGGATTACATGAACTTGCACCAGTCCGCCCACGGTGGACGCGAGTTCGGCCATATTTGCGCTCGCCTTGAAAAAGAGCGCGCGGTGATCGTTGGTCACTGGGAAGACCCAGCGGTTCGCGCCAAGTTCGCGCGTTGGACGCGCGTGGCTGGCGCTTGGGCCGCGAGCCAAGAGCTCAAGGTGGTTCGCTTCGGCGACAACATGCGCCAAGTAGCCGTGACTTGCGGCGACAAGGTGGAGGCTGAATCGGTTTTTGGATACTCGGTCAACACGCACGGTATTGGCGATCTCGTTGAAGTGATCAACGGTATCAGCGACGCGGAAATCGATGCCCTTTGCGGCCAGTACGCAGACGAATACGAGCTTGCATCCTCGCTTGTCGAAGGCGGTGCCATGCGGGCCTCTTTGCGTGAGACAGCCAAAATCGAGCTTGGCCTGCGCTCCTTCCTCGAGACCGGCGGTTTCGGGGCCTTCACCGACACTTTCGAAGACCTGCACGGCATGGCTCAGCTGCCTGGCCTTCCAGTACAGCGCTTGATGGCCGATGGCTACGGTTTCGGCGGAGAGGGGGACTGGAAGACATCCGCCTTGGTTCGCACCATGAAGATCATGGCCAGCGGTATCGATAAGGGGACTTCCTTCATGGAAGACTACACCTACCACTTCAATCCTGCGGGCAACCGCTGTCTCGGAGCGCACATGCTCGAGATCTGTCCTTCGATTGCGGATGCCAAGCCATCTTGCGAAATCCATCCGCTGGGAATCGGCGGCAAGGCAGACCCAGTCCGCCTGGTATTCAACGGCAAGTCCGGCCCTGCCATCAACGCGTCGGTGGTCGACATGGGCAACCGCTTCCGCCTGTTGGTTAACAAGGTAAACGCGATGCCGCCCGAGCAAGATTTGCCGAAGCTTCCGGTCGCTCGCGTGCTTTGGGAAGTGTTGCCAAGCTTGGAAGACGGAGCGGCCGCTTGGATCTATGCGGGTGGCGCCCACCACACGGGATTCAGCTATACCGTCAACGCTCAGGACATGGAAATGTTCGCGGCGATGGCCGGAATCGAGTACCTGTTGATCGACGAAGACACCAAGCTTCGCGAATTCAAAAACGAAATCCGCTGGAACAACGCGGCTTACGGCATCCGCGGACTGTAG
- a CDS encoding putative manganese-dependent inorganic diphosphatase: MPRSPKQEITYVIGHKNPDADAICSAIAYANFKILTGQKGYIPARCGNTNARIDTILAKFNQPTPLLIADVSPRVRDMMISNVVKVHEDATMSEALQLVDEHDVRVLPVVDDDNILKGYLSIFQMGDYFIPKFSEPRSMRHVYTSINDVARALQADVKNLRDEDKLEDMYVKIGAMDIRSFGKFNGSDAIRADQSIIIVGDRWDIQQRSIQIGVRLLVITGGLGVDSEVLEQAKANGVSLIISPYDSATTAWAIRTASKIKNMIETKYTTFSSTDRLSRVARRIASSNAQAFFVTEDNGQLAGIFTKTDVLKPSATNLVLVDHNEMTQAVPGAAEVNIKEVIDHHRLGSMNTQQPILFLNEPVGSTCTIVADLFRRHQIEPTPEMAGIMMSGIITDTLNLKGPTATEKDADIVEWLEKIAELKADDLAQEVFSSGSVILSMKPEQVIVADQKFYDENGVRFSVSQIEELGFQNFWQKSEELSEALRKFSKKEEVSFACMLVTDINRHNSLLLVAGDKEFIERISYPAVEKGLIYDLQGVVSRKKQLIPFISSTLKGVPIASSSN, from the coding sequence ATGCCTAGATCACCTAAACAGGAAATAACTTACGTTATCGGCCACAAGAACCCGGACGCAGACGCGATCTGCTCCGCCATCGCTTACGCGAACTTCAAAATACTGACAGGGCAAAAGGGCTACATCCCCGCTCGCTGCGGCAACACCAACGCTCGCATCGATACGATCCTGGCGAAGTTCAACCAGCCAACGCCCTTGCTGATCGCCGACGTCTCCCCGCGCGTCCGCGACATGATGATCAGCAACGTCGTCAAGGTGCACGAGGACGCCACCATGTCCGAGGCCCTCCAACTGGTCGACGAGCACGACGTTCGCGTACTGCCCGTCGTCGACGACGACAATATACTGAAGGGCTACCTCTCCATCTTCCAGATGGGCGACTACTTCATCCCGAAGTTCAGCGAGCCCCGCTCCATGCGCCATGTCTACACCAGCATCAACGACGTAGCCCGAGCCCTACAGGCCGACGTGAAAAATCTACGCGACGAGGACAAGCTGGAGGACATGTACGTCAAGATCGGGGCCATGGACATTCGCTCCTTTGGCAAGTTCAACGGCTCCGACGCAATCAGAGCCGACCAATCCATCATCATCGTGGGCGATCGTTGGGACATCCAGCAGCGCTCCATCCAAATCGGAGTCCGCCTCCTCGTCATAACCGGCGGCCTAGGGGTCGACTCAGAAGTGCTTGAACAAGCCAAGGCCAACGGAGTTTCCCTCATCATCAGCCCCTACGACTCCGCCACCACCGCGTGGGCCATTCGCACGGCTTCTAAAATCAAAAATATGATCGAGACCAAGTATACGACGTTCTCATCCACCGACCGACTCTCTCGGGTGGCCCGTCGTATCGCCAGTTCGAACGCCCAAGCCTTCTTCGTGACGGAGGACAACGGCCAGCTCGCAGGCATCTTTACCAAGACCGACGTTCTTAAACCAAGCGCCACCAACCTAGTGCTGGTCGACCACAACGAGATGACGCAAGCGGTACCGGGGGCTGCAGAGGTAAACATCAAAGAGGTCATCGACCACCACCGGCTCGGCTCCATGAACACCCAGCAGCCGATTCTCTTCCTCAACGAGCCCGTCGGCTCCACCTGCACCATCGTGGCCGACCTTTTCCGCCGCCACCAAATCGAACCCACCCCTGAAATGGCGGGGATCATGATGAGTGGCATCATCACCGATACGCTCAACCTGAAAGGCCCGACCGCAACCGAAAAAGACGCCGACATCGTCGAGTGGCTCGAGAAAATCGCAGAGCTTAAGGCGGACGACCTCGCTCAAGAAGTCTTCTCCAGCGGTTCGGTCATCCTGTCCATGAAGCCGGAGCAAGTGATCGTTGCGGACCAGAAATTCTACGATGAGAACGGCGTCCGCTTTTCAGTCTCGCAGATAGAGGAGCTAGGCTTCCAGAACTTCTGGCAGAAGTCCGAGGAACTCTCGGAGGCCTTGCGAAAGTTCAGCAAGAAGGAAGAAGTGTCCTTCGCCTGCATGCTCGTGACCGACATCAACCGCCACAACTCTCTCCTGCTGGTGGCGGGCGACAAGGAGTTCATCGAACGCATCTCCTACCCCGCGGTCGAAAAAGGCCTGATCTACGACCTGCAAGGCGTTGTCAGCCGCAAGAAGCAGCTCATCCCCTTTATCTCGAGCACCCTCAAAGGCGTGCCCATAGCTAGCTCCTCAAACTAG
- a CDS encoding LacI family DNA-binding transcriptional regulator: MPPKVSMSTIAAEVGVSKATVSLALRNSPEVSTAMKEKIRETADRLGYQLNPALGQLLSQIRNRDSYRATIALINAHSDNNSLKRHPTIPEYVEGINQRADSLGYRLDYFWLNDPELKARRLKSIMLARGIKGALVVGLMNDCQFPEKLLPIAEALPLVVTGVRTRNPTLPYVCVDHHGLALQAVENALRLGYQRPGLVLDQKIDRLVEGRFSAGYLYGQMRLPEESRLPPLYQNAGEEEDFACFKVWMQEYRPDVIFTLYNDVSHWLQKLGMKAPDDIGLIQLEWRKNAPDWSGMRQHNDHTGEAAVDTLVGMVHRGETGLQAEPRALLIAPSWQSGKTTRKLVEA; encoded by the coding sequence ATGCCCCCCAAAGTTTCTATGAGCACCATCGCGGCGGAAGTCGGCGTCTCCAAGGCGACCGTCTCCCTCGCGCTCCGCAATAGCCCCGAAGTCTCGACCGCGATGAAGGAAAAGATCCGGGAAACCGCGGACCGACTCGGCTACCAGCTCAATCCGGCCCTCGGCCAATTGCTGTCGCAGATTCGCAATCGCGACAGCTACCGGGCAACAATCGCCCTGATCAACGCCCATTCGGACAACAACTCGCTGAAAAGGCATCCCACCATTCCTGAGTACGTGGAGGGCATCAACCAGCGAGCGGACTCCCTCGGCTACCGCCTCGACTATTTCTGGCTGAACGACCCTGAGCTCAAGGCACGTCGGTTGAAATCCATCATGCTGGCTCGCGGCATCAAAGGAGCTCTCGTAGTCGGCTTGATGAACGACTGCCAGTTTCCGGAGAAGCTTCTCCCCATCGCTGAAGCCCTTCCCCTGGTCGTCACCGGCGTGCGCACCCGGAACCCCACTTTGCCCTACGTCTGCGTCGACCATCACGGCCTCGCCTTGCAAGCGGTAGAAAACGCCTTGCGACTCGGATACCAGCGACCCGGTCTCGTGCTCGACCAAAAGATCGACCGTCTGGTGGAGGGCCGCTTCTCCGCGGGCTACCTTTACGGCCAGATGCGCCTGCCCGAGGAGTCGCGCCTACCGCCTCTCTATCAAAACGCTGGCGAGGAAGAGGACTTCGCTTGCTTCAAGGTATGGATGCAGGAATACCGTCCGGATGTGATATTCACACTCTACAACGACGTCTCCCACTGGCTGCAAAAACTCGGCATGAAAGCTCCGGACGACATCGGCCTCATCCAGTTGGAATGGCGCAAAAACGCTCCTGACTGGTCCGGTATGAGGCAGCATAACGACCACACCGGCGAAGCCGCAGTCGATACCCTGGTCGGCATGGTGCACCGTGGCGAGACCGGCCTGCAAGCGGAGCCCCGCGCCCTGCTCATCGCACCATCCTGGCAAAGCGGCAAGACAACCCGCAAGTTGGTCGAAGCCTAG
- a CDS encoding ribulokinase: protein MKFSIGLDFGTNSVRCLIVRTDGEGEVSSAVVNYPSGDQGILLSSSDHHLARQSPADYLDSLTKATVDAIATAKESYPGFDPADVIGIGIDTTGSSPLPVDEKNQALSSYSKWKDNLAAQCWLWKDHTSYEEAARITEIASKERPQYVAKCGNTYSSEWWWSKIWHCLKVAPEVFDAAYSWVEIADWIPSQLAGVKDPKEIKRGVCAAGHKAFYAEEWGGLPDKEFLSMLDPKIADLRDRLYSKAYDASEVAGTLSEEWAERLGLPAGIPLAMGEFDVHYGAIGCGVEEGTLVKVIGTSTCDCAVVKASGDVPDVPGICGIVRGSILPGYFGVEAGQSAVGDLFKWWVEGVCKGNDSTHVELTEEAAKLAPGQSGLLALDWNNGNRTVLVDQRLTGLILGQTLHTSRAEIYRALIEATAFGARMILERISEYGIPVNRIVCAGGIAEKNSMLMQIYADITGREMLVSASSQSCALGAAIAAAVVAGEEKGGHADFDSAQKAMTGLKPDRYQPDPERHAQYNRLFALYKKVHDNFGGVEAVDLAPVMKELLDIKEGK from the coding sequence ATGAAGTTTTCTATAGGCCTCGATTTCGGAACCAATTCAGTGCGCTGTCTGATCGTGAGAACGGATGGCGAAGGCGAAGTTTCCTCAGCTGTCGTCAATTACCCCTCAGGTGACCAAGGCATCTTGCTATCTTCGAGCGATCACCATCTCGCCCGCCAAAGCCCCGCGGACTACCTTGATTCCCTCACCAAAGCGACGGTCGACGCCATCGCGACCGCCAAGGAGTCATATCCAGGCTTCGATCCAGCCGATGTGATCGGTATTGGCATCGACACCACCGGTTCCAGCCCGCTGCCGGTCGACGAAAAGAACCAAGCGCTTTCGTCCTATTCCAAGTGGAAGGACAACCTCGCTGCCCAGTGCTGGCTCTGGAAGGACCACACCAGCTATGAAGAAGCGGCTCGCATCACGGAAATCGCCTCCAAGGAGCGTCCCCAGTACGTTGCCAAGTGCGGTAACACCTACTCGTCCGAGTGGTGGTGGAGCAAGATCTGGCATTGCTTGAAGGTGGCACCGGAGGTTTTCGACGCGGCCTATTCGTGGGTAGAAATCGCGGACTGGATTCCCTCCCAGCTTGCGGGCGTCAAGGACCCGAAAGAAATCAAGCGCGGCGTTTGCGCAGCGGGTCACAAAGCGTTTTACGCGGAAGAGTGGGGCGGCTTGCCGGACAAGGAATTTCTGTCCATGCTCGATCCGAAGATTGCCGATTTGCGCGATCGCCTGTATTCAAAAGCCTACGACGCTTCGGAAGTAGCGGGAACGCTCTCCGAAGAATGGGCGGAACGCCTTGGCTTGCCGGCCGGCATCCCGCTCGCCATGGGTGAGTTCGACGTCCACTACGGCGCCATTGGCTGTGGGGTAGAAGAAGGAACCTTGGTCAAGGTCATCGGCACCTCCACTTGCGACTGCGCAGTGGTGAAGGCTAGCGGAGATGTGCCGGACGTACCTGGTATCTGCGGCATCGTCCGCGGTTCCATTCTGCCGGGATATTTCGGCGTGGAAGCGGGGCAATCGGCGGTCGGCGACCTTTTCAAGTGGTGGGTGGAAGGTGTATGCAAAGGTAACGACTCGACTCACGTCGAACTCACGGAGGAAGCGGCCAAGCTGGCTCCCGGACAAAGCGGCTTGCTCGCTCTCGACTGGAACAACGGCAATCGTACCGTGCTGGTCGACCAACGCCTGACTGGTTTGATTCTCGGTCAAACGCTGCACACCAGCCGAGCGGAAATCTATCGAGCCCTCATCGAAGCGACGGCTTTCGGAGCTCGCATGATTTTAGAACGTATCAGCGAGTACGGAATTCCCGTCAACCGCATCGTCTGCGCAGGGGGTATCGCTGAGAAAAATTCCATGCTGATGCAGATCTACGCGGACATCACTGGACGCGAAATGCTGGTTTCCGCCTCCTCGCAAAGCTGCGCCTTGGGCGCGGCGATTGCGGCGGCAGTGGTTGCTGGCGAAGAGAAGGGCGGACACGCTGACTTCGATTCGGCTCAGAAGGCGATGACTGGACTCAAGCCAGACCGCTACCAGCCTGACCCTGAGCGTCACGCTCAGTACAACCGCCTCTTCGCTTTGTATAAGAAAGTCCACGACAACTTTGGCGGCGTCGAAGCGGTAGATCTCGCTCCTGTGATGAAGGAGCTCCTCGACATCAAGGAAGGCAAGTAG
- a CDS encoding transporter substrate-binding domain-containing protein gives MKAHSLILAFLAFFLVSCGEKEADDTLVVGMELSYPPFEMSDENNEPSGVSVDLAYALGKSLGRPVRIENIAFAGLISSLKTGKIDLIISSMTATEERAQSIDFSDPYLNTGLCLLVSKSSDIQTIEDADQEGNSIAVKQGTTGHLYAIDNIKNARVLPLDKETAAVVEVTQGKADAFIYDQMSTFRNWKRHPETTRPILSPFKQENWAIGIRKGNEELRQQVNAFLSEFQASGGFETLGERYLSEEKKAFQQMGYPFFF, from the coding sequence ATGAAAGCCCATTCGCTTATCCTCGCATTCCTTGCCTTCTTCCTCGTCTCGTGTGGCGAGAAGGAAGCCGACGACACTCTCGTGGTGGGGATGGAGCTCTCCTATCCCCCCTTCGAGATGTCGGACGAAAACAACGAACCCTCCGGCGTCAGCGTCGACCTCGCCTACGCTTTGGGCAAAAGTCTCGGTCGCCCAGTTCGCATTGAAAACATCGCCTTCGCTGGACTCATATCCTCTCTGAAAACCGGAAAGATCGACCTCATCATCTCTTCCATGACGGCGACTGAAGAGAGAGCTCAGTCTATCGATTTCTCCGATCCTTACCTGAACACCGGTTTGTGCCTGCTGGTATCCAAATCTTCTGACATCCAAACCATAGAAGATGCGGATCAGGAGGGCAACTCCATCGCCGTCAAGCAGGGCACCACCGGCCACCTCTACGCCATCGACAACATCAAGAACGCCCGCGTCCTTCCGCTGGACAAGGAGACCGCTGCGGTCGTCGAGGTTACTCAAGGGAAGGCCGACGCGTTTATCTACGACCAGATGTCAACTTTCCGAAACTGGAAACGACATCCCGAAACCACCCGTCCCATTCTGTCCCCTTTCAAACAAGAAAACTGGGCAATCGGCATTCGCAAAGGAAATGAAGAGCTGCGACAGCAAGTAAACGCATTCCTTTCCGAATTCCAAGCGAGCGGCGGCTTCGAAACGCTCGGCGAACGCTATCTCTCCGAAGAAAAGAAAGCTTTCCAGCAAATGGGCTATCCCTTTTTCTTCTAG
- a CDS encoding phospho-sugar mutase, which yields MNQDLIAKVASLKESGGLLPSTAKNMETWLKGGFLSKSSLASIGELLESGNADELNNRFYREIAFGTGGMRGRTIGLTATSQEKGDMDTSGKPANPGVGSNMLNEYTVVRATLGLFAYAKAYHDREGIDTPPKFVIAHDVRHFSRFFCELAASVWSKKGGDAYIFEGPRSTPQLSFSVRHLGATCGVVITASHNPPHDNGFKAYFSDGGQVVPPNDTGIIDQVNAIPLDGLQEYIGVDLSKVTVLGAELDEAYNQCVANCVIDQDVFKKTDLKAVFTPIHGTGAVATLPALKKLGLNPLVVEEQRAFDSNFPTVKSPNPENSEALALATKLAEANDCDLLMATDPDADRMGVAVKGPDGKMVLLTGNQIGSIMAEYRISKLKEMGWIPEAGGDNCALVKTFVTSPLQDAIATGHGIKVVNTLTGFKWIGEKLRIYQDEACEKGGVSDYDSLSLKERAELLQKHSTFYVFGGEESYGYLPNDTVRDKDANAACALFCEIGASLKAQGVSMLAYLDDIYLKNGYFLEGLGQLVYEGAAGAAKIARILETYRATPPTEFLGSKVSKFTDFGVETVLDPDGKEVPKQDLYFVELENGYRYAVRGSGTEPKIKFYIFAKDDVASADELESTKAKTKETLESLKQAILDDAGKRAES from the coding sequence ATGAATCAGGATCTAATCGCGAAAGTTGCATCGCTGAAGGAGAGCGGGGGATTGTTGCCGTCCACTGCCAAGAACATGGAGACCTGGCTCAAGGGCGGTTTCCTGTCCAAGTCGTCTTTGGCGAGCATAGGAGAATTGCTCGAGTCTGGCAACGCGGACGAGCTCAACAACCGCTTCTATCGGGAAATCGCCTTCGGTACCGGCGGGATGCGCGGCCGTACCATTGGCTTGACTGCCACCTCGCAAGAGAAGGGCGACATGGATACGAGCGGCAAGCCCGCCAACCCGGGGGTCGGCTCCAACATGCTCAATGAGTACACGGTGGTTCGGGCAACCTTGGGCCTTTTCGCATACGCCAAGGCCTATCACGATCGAGAAGGTATCGACACTCCGCCAAAGTTCGTCATCGCCCACGACGTGCGTCATTTCTCCCGTTTCTTCTGTGAACTCGCCGCTTCGGTTTGGTCAAAGAAAGGTGGCGACGCTTATATTTTCGAAGGTCCGCGTTCCACGCCGCAGCTTAGTTTTTCGGTGCGTCATCTCGGCGCCACATGCGGCGTCGTTATCACCGCCAGCCACAATCCGCCGCATGACAACGGCTTCAAAGCCTACTTCTCCGACGGGGGACAAGTCGTTCCTCCCAACGATACAGGGATCATCGATCAAGTGAACGCTATCCCGCTCGATGGTCTGCAAGAGTACATCGGCGTTGACCTTTCCAAGGTGACCGTGTTGGGAGCGGAATTGGACGAAGCCTACAACCAGTGCGTCGCGAATTGCGTGATCGATCAGGATGTATTCAAAAAGACTGACTTGAAGGCGGTCTTCACGCCGATCCACGGTACAGGCGCGGTCGCTACCTTGCCCGCGCTCAAGAAACTGGGACTCAATCCTCTCGTAGTGGAAGAGCAACGCGCTTTCGATTCGAATTTCCCTACCGTGAAGTCGCCCAACCCGGAGAATTCCGAGGCGCTTGCCCTCGCAACGAAGCTTGCCGAAGCGAACGATTGCGACTTGCTGATGGCGACTGACCCGGATGCTGACCGCATGGGCGTCGCGGTGAAGGGGCCCGACGGAAAGATGGTATTGCTGACCGGCAACCAGATTGGCTCGATCATGGCAGAGTACCGTATCTCCAAGCTGAAGGAAATGGGTTGGATCCCGGAAGCCGGGGGCGACAACTGCGCCTTGGTTAAGACTTTCGTGACCTCGCCCCTGCAAGATGCCATCGCCACTGGCCATGGTATCAAGGTTGTGAATACGCTAACCGGATTCAAGTGGATCGGCGAGAAGCTGCGCATCTATCAAGACGAAGCCTGCGAAAAAGGCGGCGTATCCGATTACGATTCGCTCTCGCTCAAGGAACGAGCCGAGCTCCTGCAAAAGCACAGCACCTTCTACGTTTTCGGCGGGGAGGAAAGCTATGGCTACTTGCCCAACGACACCGTTCGCGACAAGGATGCGAACGCGGCTTGCGCGCTTTTCTGCGAGATTGGCGCCAGCTTGAAGGCCCAAGGCGTTTCGATGCTCGCCTACCTCGATGACATTTACTTGAAGAATGGCTACTTCTTGGAAGGTCTCGGACAGCTGGTTTACGAAGGCGCTGCCGGCGCGGCCAAGATCGCTCGCATTCTCGAAACCTACCGCGCTACGCCGCCGACGGAGTTTCTTGGAAGCAAGGTGTCCAAGTTCACAGATTTTGGCGTCGAGACCGTGCTCGATCCAGATGGCAAGGAAGTGCCCAAGCAAGACTTGTACTTCGTGGAGTTGGAAAATGGATACCGCTATGCAGTACGCGGCAGCGGAACCGAACCCAAGATCAAGTTCTACATTTTTGCCAAGGATGACGTGGCCAGTGCGGACGAGCTCGAATCGACCAAGGCCAAGACCAAGGAAACCTTGGAATCGCTCAAGCAGGCCATCCTCGACGACGCGGGCAAGCGAGCTGAGAGCTAG
- a CDS encoding putative 4-mercaptohistidine N1-methyltransferase: MPKADSFYETDKAISEYLLFHYGEAPHFLGPTEALDFSKRCAALAMRHPLKHGRALDLGCAAGRSACELSAYFEETVGIDFSFGLIEAAERIRDGAELDADIVVEGDLTQRITLQRPSSTRPHCLSFQQGDAMDLPSELGSFDFVLMANLIDRLPDPAKCLKNIGGFMNTGGILAITSPYTWLEEYTPKEKWLGGFLRDSSPVRSYETLRILLQTQFDEIEALDMPFLIREHARKYQYSNAHATLWRKR; the protein is encoded by the coding sequence ATGCCCAAAGCCGACAGCTTCTACGAAACAGACAAAGCGATTTCAGAGTATCTACTCTTTCACTACGGCGAGGCGCCGCACTTCCTAGGTCCCACCGAGGCCCTAGACTTCTCCAAGCGCTGCGCCGCGCTCGCGATGCGACACCCTCTCAAGCACGGGCGCGCCCTTGACCTGGGCTGCGCCGCGGGACGAAGCGCCTGCGAGCTTTCCGCCTACTTCGAGGAAACGGTCGGCATCGACTTTTCGTTCGGATTGATCGAAGCCGCAGAACGAATTCGAGACGGAGCTGAACTCGACGCCGACATCGTAGTGGAAGGCGACTTGACCCAACGCATCACGCTGCAGCGACCAAGCTCCACTCGTCCCCATTGCCTGAGCTTCCAGCAAGGAGACGCCATGGACCTGCCCTCCGAACTGGGCAGCTTCGACTTCGTGCTCATGGCAAACCTCATCGACCGTCTACCTGATCCAGCGAAATGCCTGAAAAATATCGGTGGCTTCATGAACACTGGAGGAATTCTAGCGATAACCTCCCCCTACACTTGGCTCGAAGAATACACGCCCAAGGAAAAATGGCTTGGCGGTTTCCTGCGCGATAGCTCGCCCGTACGCAGCTACGAGACCCTGCGAATCCTGCTGCAAACCCAGTTCGACGAGATCGAAGCCCTCGACATGCCCTTCCTCATCCGCGAGCATGCCAGAAAATACCAATACAGCAACGCCCACGCGACCCTCTGGCGCAAACGCTAG
- the araD gene encoding L-ribulose-5-phosphate 4-epimerase AraD produces the protein MNYKDIREECVASNKELQSLGLIDITFGNVSVLDPAAGVFAIKPSGVPYDALTPEQMVIVDLEGKIVEGDLRPSSDEPTHRRLFIELGDKGITSVVHTHSRNAVGFAQAERSIPCLGTTHCDYFRGAVPVTRPMTVEEVEGAYEWETGNVIVELFSEVNPLEVTAALVRNHGPFVWGKNGAKAVETAFALEIVADMAAKTLALNPAAAGAPAHLLKKHYDRKHGPGAYYGQK, from the coding sequence ATGAATTACAAGGATATCAGGGAAGAATGCGTTGCGTCGAACAAGGAGCTGCAATCTCTGGGACTGATCGACATCACTTTCGGCAACGTCAGTGTGCTCGACCCGGCTGCCGGTGTTTTTGCCATTAAGCCAAGTGGCGTTCCCTACGATGCGTTGACTCCGGAGCAGATGGTCATCGTCGACCTGGAAGGCAAGATCGTGGAGGGCGATCTCCGTCCGTCCTCTGACGAACCGACTCATCGTCGGCTCTTCATCGAACTGGGAGACAAGGGCATAACCTCCGTGGTGCACACCCATTCGCGTAATGCAGTGGGCTTTGCTCAAGCGGAGCGCAGTATCCCTTGTTTGGGTACTACCCATTGCGATTATTTCCGCGGCGCGGTTCCGGTGACTCGACCGATGACGGTCGAGGAAGTGGAAGGGGCCTACGAATGGGAAACGGGCAACGTGATCGTCGAGCTTTTTTCGGAGGTCAACCCGCTGGAAGTGACGGCGGCGCTCGTTCGCAACCATGGTCCCTTCGTTTGGGGCAAGAACGGCGCGAAGGCGGTTGAAACCGCGTTCGCCCTAGAAATCGTTGCCGATATGGCGGCCAAGACCCTAGCTCTCAACCCGGCGGCAGCGGGAGCTCCCGCGCACCTGCTCAAGAAGCACTACGACCGCAAGCACGGTCCGGGCGCTTACTACGGGCAAAAGTAG